One part of the Neoarius graeffei isolate fNeoGra1 chromosome 2, fNeoGra1.pri, whole genome shotgun sequence genome encodes these proteins:
- the sh2d7 gene encoding SH2 domain-containing protein 7: MSALYINGVTVCTPSERLFFPLKQLRRTSVFSNMRLKSHHMQQRSPTALWCNRHCLGQNCCKTKLEYITGERSMEQKRHKPHRIQTCLLFCVKDRVKMEHMQPESTKSKLRELALKWFTETQAPLILHKGNFPAWFQGFISRKDAEDHLRDKELGCFLIRLSDKATGYILSYRGRDRCRHFVINQNKEGQFIVTGDTEMHDTLTSLIEYYKTSPIEPFGEYLTVSCFELPTNDLYDVVQFEPKVKSGVSVEAVRKIWNQRAEQAAQSQLAPALPPKSTRNTQTIPPVPKRSSPIKTNSLEEQSSSVNKVLLYAQLEKARFLESRDSDPKAAWGRPSGAMPVSGPPNITAQDSPAPGKGIVYSELSLLDCRSKSLPLLDDNAREERSYKLNSFTGNPPQLSPKLQRVNAKKTISHEVPSQSHSLDKLSDHSFYQLAGESANPKDINQQENSDDMYAEVPSELRPHHLLLENTYEQIPESISTTNSKEDALQGNTYETLEDFKPKPSESTWGFKGDKWKRLFPENWKK, encoded by the exons ATGTCAGCACTGTATATCAATGGTGTAACTGTCTGTACACCTTCAGAACGCCTTTTCTTTCCTCTGAAGCAGCTGAGGAGAACATCTGTCTTCAGCAACATGAGGCTCAAATCACACCACATGCAGCAACGATCCCCAACAG CTCTATGGTGCAATCGACACTGCCTTGGACAGAATTGTTGCAAAACGAAGCTTGAATACATCACCGGTGAACGCTCAATGGAGCAGAAGAGGCACAAGCCACATAGGATCCAGACCTGCCTGTTGTTTTGCGTGAAG GATCGTGTGAAGATGGAGCACATGCAGCCAGAGAGCACCAAGAGCAAACTGAGGGAACTGGCCCTCAAATGGTTCACCGAGACCCAGGCTCCTCTCATCCTCCACAAAGGCAACTTTCCTGCCTGGTTCCAGGGCTTCATCAGCAGAAA GGATGCAGAAGATCATCTGAGAGATAAAGAACTGGGCTGTTTCCTTATTCGTCTCAGTGATAAAGCCACTGGATACATCCTGTCATATCG agGACGTGACCGGTGTCGGCACTTTGTCATCAACCAGAATAAGGAGGGGCAGTTTATCGTGACTGGAGACACTGAAATGCATGATACACTCACCAGCCTGATCGAGTATTACAAGACCAGTCCTATTGAACCATTTGGAGAATATTTAACAGTGTCTTGTTTTGAG TTGCCTACAAACGATCTCTACGATGTGGTGCAGTTTGAGCCGAAGGTGAAGTCAGGGGTGAGTGTGGAGGCAGTAAGGAAGATTTGGAACCAGCGAGCTGAACAGGCAGCTCAATCTCAGCTAGCTCCAGCCTTGCCACCCAAGAGCACCAGGAACACTCAA ACCATCCCTCCAGTACCAAAAAGAAGCTCCCCAATAAAGACAAactccctggaggaacaaagCAGCTCTGTAAATAAGGTACTACTGTATGCCCAGCTGGAAAAGGCCAggtttttggaaagcagagatagtGATCCTAAAGCTGCATGGGGGAGACCCAGTGGAGCCATGCCAGTTTCTGGCCCGCCAAACATCACAGCCCAGGAcagtcctgcgccaggaaagggtATCGTTTATTCAGAACTCAGCCTTTTGGACTGCAGGAGTAAATCACTCCCCCTACTGGACGATAACGCAAGGGAAGAGCGTTCATACAAGCTGAACAGCTTCACAGGAAACCCGCCTCAACTGTCCCCTAAACTCCAGAGAGTGAACGCTAAGAAAACTATCAGCCATGAGGTGCCAAGCCAAAGCCACAGTCTAGATAAGCTAAGTGATCATTCCTTCTATCAGCTGGCTGGAGAGTCTGCCAATCCCAAAGACATAAATCAGCAAGAGAACAGTGATGATATGTATGCTGAAGTACCTTCTGAACTCAGGCCACACCATTTGCTCTTAGAGAATACTTATGAGCAAATTCCTGAATCAATCTCCACTACAAACTCAAAGGAAGACGCTCTTCAGGGAAACACCTACGAAACACTGGAAGACTTTAAACCAAAGCCAAGCGAGTCAACATGGGGATTTAAG GGTGACAAATGGAAAAGGCTGTTCCCCGAAAACTGGAAAAAGTAA